A region from the Alnus glutinosa chromosome 5, dhAlnGlut1.1, whole genome shotgun sequence genome encodes:
- the LOC133867630 gene encoding CRIB domain-containing protein RIC10-like, which yields MATKMKGIYKSFKYISQIFVVKEREMEIGYPTDVKHVAHIGVDGPSGNAPTWMNEYKTASEFSTASLGSIGEFRDSSSMALSTWSSHDFDESMRHQPSFDMFKDVPPTDLPNIPKKQKRKKTRSSSSPKSSSSRSSRSAKTKTAFNCMDATSNSQF from the exons ATGGCAACCAAGATGAAAGGGATCTACAAAAGTTTCAAATACATCTCCCAAATTTTTG TTGTGAAGGAGCGTGAGATGGAAATTGGGTACCCAACAGACGTGAAACATGTGGCGCACATAGGTGTGGATGGCCCTTCTGGCAATGCACCTACTTGG ATGAATGAATACAAGACAGCATCTGAGTTTTCGACGGCATCGCTCGGTAGCATCGGTGAATTTAGAGATTCCAGCTCTATGGCTCTTTCCACATGGTCCTCTCACG ATTTTGATGAGTCCATGAGACACCAACCAAGCTTTGACATGTTCAAAGACGTTCCACCAACAGATCTTCCTAATATTCCGAAGAaacagaagagaaaaaagacaaggtcatcttcttctcccaagTCTTCCTCCTCTAGATCGTCTCGATCAGCAAAGACAAAGACTGCATTCAATTGTATGGATGCGACATCAAACTCACAATTTTAG